One genomic window of Bactrocera dorsalis isolate Fly_Bdor chromosome 4, ASM2337382v1, whole genome shotgun sequence includes the following:
- the LOC105233044 gene encoding sodium-dependent nutrient amino acid transporter 1 isoform X2 yields MDKKNTTPIDAEVKNDRENWSGKLDFLMSCISVSVGLGKPMYYMEALLGQFASKSSVKMWAACPIFMGVGIGQAIATFAVLTYYSALIAVTIYYFIASFQSPLPWAYCREEWLNCVGSSLSNSENVTSSEKLQSSSELYFSNTVLRELDDISEGIGIPSWRLILTLSLSWIVTYLILIKGMRSLGKVAYFLAIFPYVILITLLIRAVTLEGSVDGIIYFLKPEWDKLLNMKVWKEAVVQCFFSLAVCFGPIVAFSSHNQFRYKVYRDAMIVTTLDTITSLLAGITIFGILGNLALNLNAPNISEVVRSGTGLAFISYPDAIAKFNFVPQLFSVLFFFMLFVLGIGTLAALQSALVTIICDQFKLKRFWLVSLITTIIEFGISILYVTPGGQWILNLVDYFAGTYIVFSLAVFEIVGITWFYGLRNFCDDVEFMTNRKVSIYWRLCWGIITPLLLAVIFIYSLAVMEPLTYAGWSYPTSAEIVGWILLLIGFLQFPLWGIWYLYIHKEATFRRTIKKSISPSQKWGPTDPELYVEWLQHKESLKRLREEERNEKEFGTFKQNMYYLIGISK; encoded by the exons atggataaaaaaaatacgaCCCCCATCGATGCTGAAGTTAAAAATGATCGCGAAAATTGGTctggaaaattggattttttaatGTCTTGCATATCCGTATCGGTTGGCTTGG gtAAACCTATGTACTACATGGAAGCTCTTTTGGGCCAATTTGCTAGTAAAAGTTCCGTGAAGATGTGGGCTGCTTGTCCAATATTTATGG GAGTGGGCATCGGGCAGGCAATAGCAACGTTTGCCGTATTGACATACTATTCGGCTTTAATAGCCGTAACTATTTATTACTTCATCGCATCATTTCAATCACCATTACCATGGGCGTATTGTAGGGAAGAGTGGCTAAACTGCGTCGGCTCCAGTCTCTCCAACAGTGAAAATGTTACCTCAAgtgaaaaattacaaagcagCTCCGAGTTGTATTTcag TAACACTGTTTTGAGAGAATTGGACGATATATCTGAAGGGATTGGAATTCCAAGCTGGCGACTTATATTAACTCTTTCGCTTTCTTGGAtagttacatatttaattttaataaaaggcATGAGAAGTTTGGGAAAggttgcatactttttggcaATATTCCCCTACGTAATCTTAATAACATTACTAATAAGAGCAGTGACTTTAGAGGGGTCTGTTGAcggaattatatattttctaaaacctGAATGGGATAAATTACTTAATATGAAG GTGTGGAAAGAAGCAGTAGTTCAGTGTTTCTTTTCTTTAGCTGTTTGTTTTGGACCGATTGTTGCGTTTTCGTCACATAATCAATTTCGTTACAAGGTGTACAG AGATGCTATGATTGTTACAACATtggacaccattacatctcttTTGGCTGGCATTactatttttggaatattaGGAAATTTAGCACTTAACCTGAATGCACCAAATATTAGCGAGGTGGTGCGTAGTGGCACTGGATTAGCATTTATTTCATATCCTGATGCAATTGCTAAATTCAATTTTGTACCTCAA CTTTTTtcggtattattttttttcatgctTTTTGTTCTCGGGATCGGCACCTTAGCGGCActacaaagtgctttagtgACAATTATCTGTGAccaattcaaattaaaaaggtTCTGGCTTGTTTCATTGATAACAACAATAATCGAATTTGGCATTAGTATATTATATGTGACGCCG GGTGGACAATGGATTCTTAATCTTGTGGACTATTTCGCTGGAACTTACATAGTATTCTCTCTAGCAGTTTTTGAAATAGTCGGTATAACATGGTTCTATG GTCTGCGTAACTTCTGTGATGACGTGGAATTCATGACCAACCGAAAAGTGTCCATTTACTGGCGGCTTTGTTGGGGTATAATAACTCCATTACTATTGGCggtcatttttatatattcactTGCGGTCATGGAACCTTTAACATATGCAGGGTGGTCATACCCCACTTCTGCCGAAA TTGTCGGCTGGATATTGCTCTTAATTGGATTTCTTCAATTTCCCTTGTGGGGTATTTGGTACTTATATATTCATAAAGAAGCTACCTTTAGAAGA aCAATCAAAAAATCGATATCTCCGAGTCAGAAGTGGGGCCCAACAGATCCAGAACTATATGTGGAATGGCTGCAGCACAAGGAATCTCTGAAGAGGTTGCGGGAAGAAGAGAGAAATGAAAAGGAGTTTGgcacatttaaacaaaatatgtattatcTAATAGGCATATCGAAATAA
- the LOC105233044 gene encoding sodium-dependent nutrient amino acid transporter 1 isoform X1 produces the protein MDKKNTTPIDAEVKNDRENWSGKLDFLMSCISVSVGLGNIWRFPFIAYENGGGVFLVPYIIILFLIGKPMYYMEALLGQFASKSSVKMWAACPIFMGVGIGQAIATFAVLTYYSALIAVTIYYFIASFQSPLPWAYCREEWLNCVGSSLSNSENVTSSEKLQSSSELYFSNTVLRELDDISEGIGIPSWRLILTLSLSWIVTYLILIKGMRSLGKVAYFLAIFPYVILITLLIRAVTLEGSVDGIIYFLKPEWDKLLNMKVWKEAVVQCFFSLAVCFGPIVAFSSHNQFRYKVYRDAMIVTTLDTITSLLAGITIFGILGNLALNLNAPNISEVVRSGTGLAFISYPDAIAKFNFVPQLFSVLFFFMLFVLGIGTLAALQSALVTIICDQFKLKRFWLVSLITTIIEFGISILYVTPGGQWILNLVDYFAGTYIVFSLAVFEIVGITWFYGLRNFCDDVEFMTNRKVSIYWRLCWGIITPLLLAVIFIYSLAVMEPLTYAGWSYPTSAEIVGWILLLIGFLQFPLWGIWYLYIHKEATFRRTIKKSISPSQKWGPTDPELYVEWLQHKESLKRLREEERNEKEFGTFKQNMYYLIGISK, from the exons atggataaaaaaaatacgaCCCCCATCGATGCTGAAGTTAAAAATGATCGCGAAAATTGGTctggaaaattggattttttaatGTCTTGCATATCCGTATCGGTTGGCTTGGGTAATATATGGAGGTTTCCATTCATCGCATATGAAAATGGTGGAGGGGTTTTCCTGGTACCATACATAATTATACTGTTTCTTATTG gtAAACCTATGTACTACATGGAAGCTCTTTTGGGCCAATTTGCTAGTAAAAGTTCCGTGAAGATGTGGGCTGCTTGTCCAATATTTATGG GAGTGGGCATCGGGCAGGCAATAGCAACGTTTGCCGTATTGACATACTATTCGGCTTTAATAGCCGTAACTATTTATTACTTCATCGCATCATTTCAATCACCATTACCATGGGCGTATTGTAGGGAAGAGTGGCTAAACTGCGTCGGCTCCAGTCTCTCCAACAGTGAAAATGTTACCTCAAgtgaaaaattacaaagcagCTCCGAGTTGTATTTcag TAACACTGTTTTGAGAGAATTGGACGATATATCTGAAGGGATTGGAATTCCAAGCTGGCGACTTATATTAACTCTTTCGCTTTCTTGGAtagttacatatttaattttaataaaaggcATGAGAAGTTTGGGAAAggttgcatactttttggcaATATTCCCCTACGTAATCTTAATAACATTACTAATAAGAGCAGTGACTTTAGAGGGGTCTGTTGAcggaattatatattttctaaaacctGAATGGGATAAATTACTTAATATGAAG GTGTGGAAAGAAGCAGTAGTTCAGTGTTTCTTTTCTTTAGCTGTTTGTTTTGGACCGATTGTTGCGTTTTCGTCACATAATCAATTTCGTTACAAGGTGTACAG AGATGCTATGATTGTTACAACATtggacaccattacatctcttTTGGCTGGCATTactatttttggaatattaGGAAATTTAGCACTTAACCTGAATGCACCAAATATTAGCGAGGTGGTGCGTAGTGGCACTGGATTAGCATTTATTTCATATCCTGATGCAATTGCTAAATTCAATTTTGTACCTCAA CTTTTTtcggtattattttttttcatgctTTTTGTTCTCGGGATCGGCACCTTAGCGGCActacaaagtgctttagtgACAATTATCTGTGAccaattcaaattaaaaaggtTCTGGCTTGTTTCATTGATAACAACAATAATCGAATTTGGCATTAGTATATTATATGTGACGCCG GGTGGACAATGGATTCTTAATCTTGTGGACTATTTCGCTGGAACTTACATAGTATTCTCTCTAGCAGTTTTTGAAATAGTCGGTATAACATGGTTCTATG GTCTGCGTAACTTCTGTGATGACGTGGAATTCATGACCAACCGAAAAGTGTCCATTTACTGGCGGCTTTGTTGGGGTATAATAACTCCATTACTATTGGCggtcatttttatatattcactTGCGGTCATGGAACCTTTAACATATGCAGGGTGGTCATACCCCACTTCTGCCGAAA TTGTCGGCTGGATATTGCTCTTAATTGGATTTCTTCAATTTCCCTTGTGGGGTATTTGGTACTTATATATTCATAAAGAAGCTACCTTTAGAAGA aCAATCAAAAAATCGATATCTCCGAGTCAGAAGTGGGGCCCAACAGATCCAGAACTATATGTGGAATGGCTGCAGCACAAGGAATCTCTGAAGAGGTTGCGGGAAGAAGAGAGAAATGAAAAGGAGTTTGgcacatttaaacaaaatatgtattatcTAATAGGCATATCGAAATAA
- the LOC105233044 gene encoding sodium-dependent nutrient amino acid transporter 1 isoform X3: MALWPDYAHLQAFSFRSYKHPLGKPMYYMEALLGQFASKSSVKMWAACPIFMGVGIGQAIATFAVLTYYSALIAVTIYYFIASFQSPLPWAYCREEWLNCVGSSLSNSENVTSSEKLQSSSELYFSNTVLRELDDISEGIGIPSWRLILTLSLSWIVTYLILIKGMRSLGKVAYFLAIFPYVILITLLIRAVTLEGSVDGIIYFLKPEWDKLLNMKVWKEAVVQCFFSLAVCFGPIVAFSSHNQFRYKVYRDAMIVTTLDTITSLLAGITIFGILGNLALNLNAPNISEVVRSGTGLAFISYPDAIAKFNFVPQLFSVLFFFMLFVLGIGTLAALQSALVTIICDQFKLKRFWLVSLITTIIEFGISILYVTPGGQWILNLVDYFAGTYIVFSLAVFEIVGITWFYGLRNFCDDVEFMTNRKVSIYWRLCWGIITPLLLAVIFIYSLAVMEPLTYAGWSYPTSAEIVGWILLLIGFLQFPLWGIWYLYIHKEATFRRTIKKSISPSQKWGPTDPELYVEWLQHKESLKRLREEERNEKEFGTFKQNMYYLIGISK, from the exons ATGGCGTTATGgcccgattacgcccatctgcaAGCTTTTAGTTTTAGGTCATACAAACATCCGTTAG gtAAACCTATGTACTACATGGAAGCTCTTTTGGGCCAATTTGCTAGTAAAAGTTCCGTGAAGATGTGGGCTGCTTGTCCAATATTTATGG GAGTGGGCATCGGGCAGGCAATAGCAACGTTTGCCGTATTGACATACTATTCGGCTTTAATAGCCGTAACTATTTATTACTTCATCGCATCATTTCAATCACCATTACCATGGGCGTATTGTAGGGAAGAGTGGCTAAACTGCGTCGGCTCCAGTCTCTCCAACAGTGAAAATGTTACCTCAAgtgaaaaattacaaagcagCTCCGAGTTGTATTTcag TAACACTGTTTTGAGAGAATTGGACGATATATCTGAAGGGATTGGAATTCCAAGCTGGCGACTTATATTAACTCTTTCGCTTTCTTGGAtagttacatatttaattttaataaaaggcATGAGAAGTTTGGGAAAggttgcatactttttggcaATATTCCCCTACGTAATCTTAATAACATTACTAATAAGAGCAGTGACTTTAGAGGGGTCTGTTGAcggaattatatattttctaaaacctGAATGGGATAAATTACTTAATATGAAG GTGTGGAAAGAAGCAGTAGTTCAGTGTTTCTTTTCTTTAGCTGTTTGTTTTGGACCGATTGTTGCGTTTTCGTCACATAATCAATTTCGTTACAAGGTGTACAG AGATGCTATGATTGTTACAACATtggacaccattacatctcttTTGGCTGGCATTactatttttggaatattaGGAAATTTAGCACTTAACCTGAATGCACCAAATATTAGCGAGGTGGTGCGTAGTGGCACTGGATTAGCATTTATTTCATATCCTGATGCAATTGCTAAATTCAATTTTGTACCTCAA CTTTTTtcggtattattttttttcatgctTTTTGTTCTCGGGATCGGCACCTTAGCGGCActacaaagtgctttagtgACAATTATCTGTGAccaattcaaattaaaaaggtTCTGGCTTGTTTCATTGATAACAACAATAATCGAATTTGGCATTAGTATATTATATGTGACGCCG GGTGGACAATGGATTCTTAATCTTGTGGACTATTTCGCTGGAACTTACATAGTATTCTCTCTAGCAGTTTTTGAAATAGTCGGTATAACATGGTTCTATG GTCTGCGTAACTTCTGTGATGACGTGGAATTCATGACCAACCGAAAAGTGTCCATTTACTGGCGGCTTTGTTGGGGTATAATAACTCCATTACTATTGGCggtcatttttatatattcactTGCGGTCATGGAACCTTTAACATATGCAGGGTGGTCATACCCCACTTCTGCCGAAA TTGTCGGCTGGATATTGCTCTTAATTGGATTTCTTCAATTTCCCTTGTGGGGTATTTGGTACTTATATATTCATAAAGAAGCTACCTTTAGAAGA aCAATCAAAAAATCGATATCTCCGAGTCAGAAGTGGGGCCCAACAGATCCAGAACTATATGTGGAATGGCTGCAGCACAAGGAATCTCTGAAGAGGTTGCGGGAAGAAGAGAGAAATGAAAAGGAGTTTGgcacatttaaacaaaatatgtattatcTAATAGGCATATCGAAATAA